A region from the Benincasa hispida cultivar B227 chromosome 10, ASM972705v1, whole genome shotgun sequence genome encodes:
- the LOC120088306 gene encoding uncharacterized protein LOC120088306 isoform X2, translating into MGSATARVLFPHLLFPSSSSHNPPPNPNTKSPKPFTFFNHNPLPTRRLLLFSLPIATAFLLPIGSNSNRPSSCYAVESFDPVSRSEREASAAISRRVSEAVELLDKGRELQALGDFNQALLYFTKVIDKYKDFAFSDYARVGRALALYEIGDREEAIAEMEDVSISLKGYPEVHAALAAALYVDKHAALLAENQFTIATLLDPHYVDISRSPIRSTCQ; encoded by the exons ATGGGTTCTGCAACTGCAAGAGTACTGTTTCCCCATCTTCTCTTTCCCTCTTCTTCCTCTCACAATCCTCCACCAAACCCTAACACCAAATCTCCAAAACCCTTCACATTTTTCAACCATAATCCATTACCGACTAGGCGTTTGTTGCTCTTCTCCCTCCCCATAGCCACTGCCTTTCTTCTCCCTATTGGGAGCAATTCGAATCGACCCAGTTCTTGCTATGCTGTGGAGAGTTTTGACCCTGTAAGCCGTTCTGAGAGAGAAGCGAGTGCCGCCATTTCCCGAAGAGTATCTGAAGCTGTGGAGCTTCTTGATAAAGGCAGGGAGTTGCAAGCTCTTGGTGATTTCAATCAAGCTCTTCTCTACTTCACTAAG GTAATTGATAAATATAAAGATTTTGCATTCTCGGACTATGCCCGAGTAGGCAGAGCATTGGCCCTGTACGAAATTGGTGACCGAGAAGAAGCAATAGCAGAGATGGAGGATGTTTCCATATCATTGAAGGGATACCCAG AAGTGCATGCGGCATTGGCTGCAGCTTTATACGTGGATAAGCATGCTGCATTGCTGGCTGAAAATCAATTCACCATTGCAACTTTGCTTGATCCTCATTATGTGGATATCTC GAGAAGTCCCATCAGAAGTACCTGCCAGTAA
- the LOC120088306 gene encoding uncharacterized protein LOC120088306 isoform X3, which yields MGSATARVLFPHLLFPSSSSHNPPPNPNTKSPKPFTFFNHNPLPTRRLLLFSLPIATAFLLPIGSNSNRPSSCYAVESFDPVSRSEREASAAISRRVSEAVELLDKGRELQALGDFNQALLYFTKVIDKYKDFAFSDYARVGRALALYEIGDREEAIAEMEDVSISLKGYPEVHAALAAALYVDKHAALLAENQFTIATLLDPHYVDISSPIRSTCQ from the exons ATGGGTTCTGCAACTGCAAGAGTACTGTTTCCCCATCTTCTCTTTCCCTCTTCTTCCTCTCACAATCCTCCACCAAACCCTAACACCAAATCTCCAAAACCCTTCACATTTTTCAACCATAATCCATTACCGACTAGGCGTTTGTTGCTCTTCTCCCTCCCCATAGCCACTGCCTTTCTTCTCCCTATTGGGAGCAATTCGAATCGACCCAGTTCTTGCTATGCTGTGGAGAGTTTTGACCCTGTAAGCCGTTCTGAGAGAGAAGCGAGTGCCGCCATTTCCCGAAGAGTATCTGAAGCTGTGGAGCTTCTTGATAAAGGCAGGGAGTTGCAAGCTCTTGGTGATTTCAATCAAGCTCTTCTCTACTTCACTAAG GTAATTGATAAATATAAAGATTTTGCATTCTCGGACTATGCCCGAGTAGGCAGAGCATTGGCCCTGTACGAAATTGGTGACCGAGAAGAAGCAATAGCAGAGATGGAGGATGTTTCCATATCATTGAAGGGATACCCAG AAGTGCATGCGGCATTGGCTGCAGCTTTATACGTGGATAAGCATGCTGCATTGCTGGCTGAAAATCAATTCACCATTGCAACTTTGCTTGATCCTCATTATGTGGATATCTC AAGTCCCATCAGAAGTACCTGCCAGTAA
- the LOC120088306 gene encoding uncharacterized protein LOC120088306 isoform X4: MGSATARVLFPHLLFPSSSSHNPPPNPNTKSPKPFTFFNHNPLPTRRLLLFSLPIATAFLLPIGSNSNRPSSCYAVESFDPVSRSEREASAAISRRVSEAVELLDKGRELQALGDFNQALLYFTKVIDKYKDFAFSDYARVGRALALYEIGDREEAIAEMEDVSISLKGYPEVHAALAAALYVDKHAALLAENQFTIATLLDPHYVDISPIRSTCQ, encoded by the exons ATGGGTTCTGCAACTGCAAGAGTACTGTTTCCCCATCTTCTCTTTCCCTCTTCTTCCTCTCACAATCCTCCACCAAACCCTAACACCAAATCTCCAAAACCCTTCACATTTTTCAACCATAATCCATTACCGACTAGGCGTTTGTTGCTCTTCTCCCTCCCCATAGCCACTGCCTTTCTTCTCCCTATTGGGAGCAATTCGAATCGACCCAGTTCTTGCTATGCTGTGGAGAGTTTTGACCCTGTAAGCCGTTCTGAGAGAGAAGCGAGTGCCGCCATTTCCCGAAGAGTATCTGAAGCTGTGGAGCTTCTTGATAAAGGCAGGGAGTTGCAAGCTCTTGGTGATTTCAATCAAGCTCTTCTCTACTTCACTAAG GTAATTGATAAATATAAAGATTTTGCATTCTCGGACTATGCCCGAGTAGGCAGAGCATTGGCCCTGTACGAAATTGGTGACCGAGAAGAAGCAATAGCAGAGATGGAGGATGTTTCCATATCATTGAAGGGATACCCAG AAGTGCATGCGGCATTGGCTGCAGCTTTATACGTGGATAAGCATGCTGCATTGCTGGCTGAAAATCAATTCACCATTGCAACTTTGCTTGATCCTCATTATGTGGATATCTC TCCCATCAGAAGTACCTGCCAGTAA
- the LOC120088306 gene encoding uncharacterized protein LOC120088306 isoform X1, protein MGSATARVLFPHLLFPSSSSHNPPPNPNTKSPKPFTFFNHNPLPTRRLLLFSLPIATAFLLPIGSNSNRPSSCYAVESFDPVSRSEREASAAISRRVSEAVELLDKGRELQALGDFNQALLYFTKVIDKYKDFAFSDYARVGRALALYEIGDREEAIAEMEDVSISLKGYPEVHAALAAALYVDKHAALLAENQFTIATLLDPHYVDISYVKETKHWPPSLISSLQHFLTLS, encoded by the exons ATGGGTTCTGCAACTGCAAGAGTACTGTTTCCCCATCTTCTCTTTCCCTCTTCTTCCTCTCACAATCCTCCACCAAACCCTAACACCAAATCTCCAAAACCCTTCACATTTTTCAACCATAATCCATTACCGACTAGGCGTTTGTTGCTCTTCTCCCTCCCCATAGCCACTGCCTTTCTTCTCCCTATTGGGAGCAATTCGAATCGACCCAGTTCTTGCTATGCTGTGGAGAGTTTTGACCCTGTAAGCCGTTCTGAGAGAGAAGCGAGTGCCGCCATTTCCCGAAGAGTATCTGAAGCTGTGGAGCTTCTTGATAAAGGCAGGGAGTTGCAAGCTCTTGGTGATTTCAATCAAGCTCTTCTCTACTTCACTAAG GTAATTGATAAATATAAAGATTTTGCATTCTCGGACTATGCCCGAGTAGGCAGAGCATTGGCCCTGTACGAAATTGGTGACCGAGAAGAAGCAATAGCAGAGATGGAGGATGTTTCCATATCATTGAAGGGATACCCAG AAGTGCATGCGGCATTGGCTGCAGCTTTATACGTGGATAAGCATGCTGCATTGCTGGCTGAAAATCAATTCACCATTGCAACTTTGCTTGATCCTCATTATGTGGATATCTCGTATGTGAAAGAAACGAAGCATTGGCCTCCTAGTTTGATTAGTTCTTTGCAACATTTCTTAACACTTTCTTAG
- the LOC120088304 gene encoding U-box domain-containing protein 26-like, with product MKEADHDETIPHLFRCPISLDLFKDPVTLCTGQTYERSSIEKWLASGNLTCPVTMQKLHDPSFVPNNTLRHLICQWLQMSDQINPHCVSAIDSMAALRTKLESDEFSYEYKLQVLQRVRILCEEFSSRNSCLIQFGFLSVLLELVFGEAEAKLSKEYQEFVEHALSFMVAVVSDDQIQSLNVLMDESKLSRFMVLFSHGTPMIKISLCHLVEVISSSVKTKDLGALLGNTTELLREIVQLLHHNSEASDAATKAICSLSNLEQNINNLVVEGAVTGLISYISNAQQRDRSSAQVAMAAIEKLLVLRSAKEEVVNNPDGVNAIVKMVFRVSDHGGSENAVGSLIILCYDSVEAREKAIRGGVLSQLLLLLQSQCCAKTKTKARILLKLLRSKWVEDKRNM from the coding sequence ATGAAAGAAGCTGATCATGATGAGACCATCCCTCACTTGTTTAGATGTCCAATAAGTCTTGATTTGTTTAAGGATCCTGTCACTCTTTGCACAGGACAGACCTATGAAAGATCAAGCATTGAGAAATGGTTGGCATCTGGGAATCTCACATGTCCTGTTACAATGCAGAAGCTTCATGATCCTTCTTTTGTTCCTAATAATACTCTTCGTCATTTGATTTGTCAGTGGCTTCAGATGAGTGATCAAATAAACCCTCACTGCGTTTCTGCTATTGATTCTATGGCTGCTTTGAGAACTAAACTTGAATCTGATGAGTTTTCTTATGAATACAAACTCCAAGTTCTCCAACGAGTTAGAATTTTATGTGAAGAGTTTTCTTCTCGTAATTCTTGTTTGATCCAATTTGGGTTCTTGTCAGTGCTTTTGGAGTTGGTTTTTGGGGAAGCAGAAGCTAAACTATCAAAAGAATATCAGGAATTTGTAGAGCACGCGCTTAGTTTTATGGTTGCTGTGGTTTCTGATGATCAGATACAGTCCCTAAATGTGCTAATGGATGAGTCTAAATTATCAAGGTTCATGGTTTTGTTCAGTCATGGCACTCCCATGATCAAAATCAGTTTGTGTCATTTGGTTGAGGTAATTTCATCTTCAGTTAAGACTAAAGATCTTGGTGCTTTACTCGGAAACACCACCGAGTTATTGAGAGAAATCGTGCAACTTCTACACCATAACTCGGAGGCCTCCGATGCAGCAACCAAAGCCATATGTTCACTTAGTAACTTGGAACAAAACATCAACAATTTGGTTGTGGAAGGTGCAGTTACTGGACTTATCTCATACATTTCTAATGCTCAACAACGAGATAGAAGCTCTGCACAAGTGGCAATGGCAGCAATTGAGAAACTTTTGGTACTGAGAAGTGCAAAAGAGGAAGTGGTAAATAATCCAGATGGTGTAAATGCTATTGTGAAGATGGTTTTTAGAGTATCAGATCATGGAGGCAGTGAAAATGCTGTTGGTTCACTTATAATTTTATGTTATGATTCAGTAGAAGCAAGAGAAAAGGCCATTAGAGGTGGTGTTTTGAGTCAGTTGCTTCTGCTTCTGCAAAGTCAGTGCTGCGCAAAGACCAAAACAAAGGCAAGAATCCTGCTTAAGCTTCTTAGATCCAAGTGGGTTGAGGACAAAAGGAATATGTAA